The following are from one region of the Caldilineales bacterium genome:
- a CDS encoding type II toxin-antitoxin system VapC family toxin — MKRYSSEIGSQWVIQQCSPAMNHSLITAEFTMAEVAAALAAKQRAPKGITLAQRDAAMSVFLSDCNQQYRLIAVERRIIERAIDLTQRHRLRGYDAIHLATAIEANLRLRWAGLSTLICVAADDDLLAAAGAEGLLTENPNHHP; from the coding sequence GTGAAACGTTACAGTTCAGAAATCGGCAGTCAGTGGGTTATTCAACAGTGCTCGCCGGCGATGAACCATAGCCTGATCACGGCTGAGTTTACAATGGCCGAAGTGGCGGCTGCTCTCGCCGCCAAACAACGCGCTCCAAAAGGTATTACTCTCGCTCAACGTGACGCAGCTATGTCGGTCTTTCTATCTGACTGCAACCAACAATATCGTCTGATTGCTGTCGAGCGGCGGATCATCGAAAGGGCGATTGATTTGACGCAAAGGCATCGACTGCGCGGCTACGACGCCATTCATCTGGCTACGGCGATCGAAGCGAATCTTCGCCTGCGGTGGGCCGGCTTGTCCACCCTAATCTGCGTCGCCGCCGACGATGACCTCCTGGCCGCCGCCGGCGCCGAAGGGCTTCTGACCGAGAACCCCAACCATCATCCCTGA